A single genomic interval of Koleobacter methoxysyntrophicus harbors:
- the proS gene encoding proline--tRNA ligase: MGKKDNGYVKEITSKDEDFSQWYIDIILKAELADYAPIKGCMVIRPYGFSIWENIQKLLDKRFKETGHSNAYFPLFIPERLLQKEAEHVEGFAPEVAWVTHGGRERLAERIAVRPTSETIICSMYSKWINSWRDLPVLINQWANVVRWEKSTRPFLRTAEFLWQEGHTAHVSEEEAEKETLQMLEVYRDFVETELSIPVIKGRKTEKEKFAGALRTYTIEALMSDGKALQAGTSHNLGQHFAKVFDITYLDKDGELKYVWQTSWGVSTRLIGAIIMTHGDNRGLKLPPRVAPIQVILVPITSHGNKEIILDKIREIHNELKPFYRVELDDRDEYTPGWKYNQWEMKGVPLRLELGPKDLEKNQVVLVRRDTGEKLFVEMASLKESVGELLVKIQKTMFDQAKDFVLKNTHVLSSIEELEIIMEKNKGFVKAMWCGNRNCEDIIKEKTGATIRCIPLEQENLGDKCLCCQGKANKMIYLARAY; this comes from the coding sequence ATGGGAAAAAAAGATAACGGATATGTTAAAGAAATTACTTCAAAGGATGAAGATTTTTCTCAATGGTATATCGATATTATCTTAAAAGCAGAATTAGCCGATTACGCACCTATTAAAGGGTGTATGGTAATACGCCCCTATGGTTTTTCGATATGGGAAAATATACAGAAGTTACTGGACAAACGGTTTAAGGAAACAGGACACAGTAATGCTTATTTTCCCCTATTTATTCCTGAAAGGCTACTCCAGAAAGAAGCAGAACATGTAGAGGGGTTTGCTCCAGAAGTTGCATGGGTTACCCATGGGGGAAGAGAAAGATTAGCCGAAAGGATTGCAGTTAGGCCTACTTCAGAAACGATAATTTGCAGTATGTATTCAAAATGGATAAATTCATGGAGAGATTTGCCGGTTCTAATCAATCAATGGGCAAATGTAGTAAGATGGGAAAAAAGTACAAGACCTTTTTTAAGGACTGCTGAATTTTTATGGCAAGAAGGTCATACTGCACATGTTTCTGAAGAGGAAGCTGAAAAGGAAACCTTACAGATGCTTGAGGTATACAGGGATTTTGTCGAAACGGAGTTATCAATTCCTGTAATAAAAGGGAGAAAAACTGAAAAAGAAAAATTTGCAGGTGCATTAAGAACATATACGATAGAAGCATTAATGTCTGATGGTAAAGCCCTGCAAGCGGGCACTTCCCATAATCTGGGTCAACATTTTGCGAAGGTTTTTGATATTACATACCTTGATAAAGATGGGGAATTAAAATATGTTTGGCAGACTTCATGGGGAGTTTCAACAAGGCTGATCGGCGCGATTATAATGACCCATGGGGATAATAGAGGGCTTAAACTTCCTCCTAGAGTTGCTCCCATACAAGTTATACTGGTACCTATAACATCCCACGGTAATAAAGAAATAATATTAGACAAGATTAGGGAAATCCATAATGAATTAAAACCATTTTATAGGGTTGAATTGGATGATAGAGATGAATACACTCCCGGTTGGAAGTATAATCAGTGGGAAATGAAAGGTGTTCCCCTTAGACTGGAATTGGGCCCTAAGGATCTTGAAAAGAATCAGGTAGTTTTAGTGCGAAGGGATACGGGAGAGAAATTGTTTGTTGAGATGGCCAGTTTAAAAGAAAGTGTTGGAGAATTATTAGTAAAAATACAAAAGACCATGTTTGACCAAGCGAAAGACTTTGTATTAAAAAATACACATGTTCTAAGTTCTATAGAGGAATTGGAAATTATAATGGAAAAAAACAAAGGGTTTGTAAAAGCCATGTGGTGCGGAAACAGAAATTGTGAGGATATAATTAAAGAGAAAACAGGGGCTACTATCAGATGCATACCTTTGGAACAGGAAAATTTAGGGGACAAATGTCTATGCTGTCAAGGCAAGGCAAACAAGATGATTTATCTAGCAAGGGCATATTGA
- the ispG gene encoding flavodoxin-dependent (E)-4-hydroxy-3-methylbut-2-enyl-diphosphate synthase: MRRKTRQIMLGKVPIGGHAPITVQTMTNTKTSDVQKTIDQIRDVQQFGCDIIRVAVPDEQAAGAISHIKKAVSIPLVADIHFNYELALKAIDAGADGLRINPGNIGNIDKVEKVVKKAKKHKIPIRIGVNAGSLEKDILEKYKFPTAEGMVESALRHIRILEKLDFKEIKISLKSSDVMTTIRAYKLLADKVDYPFHLGITEAGTLWSGTIKSAVGLGSLLAQGIGDTIRVSLTGDPREEVKVGLEILKVLGLRKRGVEIISCPTCGRCKIDLIKIANEIQDKTSLIKYPIKIAVMGCVVNGPGEAKEADLGVTGGNGVGIIFKKGKVIKKVPEGLIVDELLKEIKNLDETLNLDKNSHDF, translated from the coding sequence ATGAGAAGGAAAACCAGGCAGATTATGCTGGGCAAAGTTCCTATTGGAGGACATGCCCCAATAACCGTTCAAACTATGACGAATACAAAGACTTCTGATGTGCAAAAAACAATCGATCAGATTCGCGATGTACAACAGTTCGGATGCGATATAATACGTGTTGCCGTTCCTGATGAACAGGCGGCCGGTGCTATTTCACATATTAAAAAAGCTGTATCTATTCCCCTTGTAGCAGATATACATTTTAACTATGAATTAGCTTTAAAGGCGATAGATGCAGGGGCGGATGGCTTGAGAATAAACCCGGGTAATATAGGTAATATAGATAAAGTAGAAAAGGTTGTAAAAAAGGCCAAAAAACATAAAATTCCAATACGTATTGGGGTTAACGCTGGCTCCCTGGAAAAGGATATATTGGAAAAATATAAATTTCCAACAGCAGAAGGGATGGTAGAAAGTGCATTAAGACATATAAGAATATTGGAAAAATTAGATTTTAAAGAAATTAAGATATCATTAAAATCATCTGATGTGATGACTACAATTAGAGCATATAAGTTATTGGCCGATAAAGTAGATTATCCCTTTCATTTGGGAATTACAGAGGCTGGAACTTTATGGTCAGGGACTATTAAGTCGGCTGTTGGTTTAGGTTCTCTGCTGGCCCAGGGAATCGGTGATACTATCCGTGTTTCCCTTACAGGAGATCCAAGAGAAGAGGTAAAGGTTGGGTTGGAGATACTCAAAGTTTTGGGTTTAAGGAAGAGGGGGGTTGAAATAATCTCATGTCCAACCTGCGGAAGATGCAAAATAGACCTGATAAAAATTGCAAATGAAATACAGGATAAAACTAGTTTGATAAAGTATCCTATTAAAATTGCTGTAATGGGTTGTGTTGTAAATGGCCCGGGAGAGGCTAAAGAAGCGGACCTTGGAGTAACGGGCGGGAACGGAGTGGGAATAATTTTTAAAAAAGGGAAGGTAATAAAAAAGGTTCCAGAGGGCTTAATAGTAGATGAGTTATTGAAGGAAATAAAGAATTTAGATGAAACCTTAAACCTTGATAAAAATAGCCATGATTTTTAG
- a CDS encoding MgtC/SapB family protein, which yields MFDFYKEVLIKLFLSVVLGGLIGLERESLNRPAGFRTHILVCVGSTLTMLVSITIYKQYQFNADPGRIAAQVVSGIGFLGAGTIIKEGPTVRGLTTAASLWTVASIGLAIGSGYYFGAIVATLFVLITLLSLTRIENIVIRKRHYNLVNLIIEDRPGQLGKIGSKLGEKNINIKNIKMFHLEGNKISVELLLRIPADCKVDEILNELLAIDGIYDVDVET from the coding sequence GTGTTTGATTTTTATAAAGAAGTATTAATTAAATTGTTTTTATCCGTGGTTTTAGGAGGATTAATTGGTCTTGAACGGGAAAGTTTAAACAGACCTGCTGGATTTCGTACACATATACTTGTGTGTGTTGGTTCTACATTAACAATGCTTGTATCTATAACTATCTACAAACAGTATCAATTTAATGCTGACCCGGGGAGAATTGCAGCTCAGGTTGTTAGCGGTATAGGGTTTCTGGGAGCCGGAACGATAATTAAAGAAGGCCCAACCGTCAGAGGGTTAACTACAGCTGCCAGCCTATGGACTGTGGCCAGTATAGGGTTAGCTATAGGAAGCGGCTATTATTTTGGTGCCATAGTTGCTACCCTGTTTGTTCTTATTACTCTTTTATCTCTAACGAGGATCGAAAACATTGTCATACGAAAGAGACATTATAACCTGGTTAATTTGATTATTGAGGATAGACCCGGGCAATTAGGGAAAATAGGTTCAAAATTAGGTGAAAAGAATATAAATATAAAAAACATAAAAATGTTCCATCTAGAAGGAAACAAAATATCTGTTGAACTGTTATTGAGAATACCTGCAGATTGCAAAGTAGATGAAATATTAAATGAATTGTTGGCCATTGATGGCATTTATGATGTAGATGTCGAGACATAA
- the rseP gene encoding RIP metalloprotease RseP: MQTFFASIFVLGILIFFHELGHFIIAKWVGIKVNEFSLGFGPKFVDFKRGETIYSVRVFPLGGFVKMEGEDEKTEDERGFSNKPIWQRISVVSAGPFMNFVLALILIWIIGFFTGITTNVIHEITPGGPADIAGLKPGDRIIQINDYKVDEWDEVVSIISRNPGKELTIGVMRGTDIEQYQVVPETVKSEMGERGIIGIKSQILKHDFLKSLQYAFKKVIWVIVNIIAGIVLMIQKRAAVDIIGPVGIIYLVGEAARFGIFDLLSLASFISINLGLFNLLPIPALDGGRIFFILVELVRGKPLDPNKEGLIHFIGFAILMLLMFLVLFKDIVRFNLL, from the coding sequence TTGCAAACCTTTTTTGCATCTATATTTGTTTTAGGGATACTTATTTTCTTTCATGAACTGGGTCACTTTATTATAGCAAAATGGGTGGGGATAAAAGTAAATGAGTTTAGTTTAGGATTTGGCCCTAAGTTTGTAGATTTTAAAAGGGGTGAAACAATTTATTCTGTCCGGGTATTTCCCCTTGGTGGTTTTGTAAAAATGGAAGGCGAAGATGAAAAAACAGAAGATGAAAGAGGGTTTTCCAATAAACCGATATGGCAGAGAATTAGTGTTGTTTCTGCTGGCCCATTTATGAACTTTGTGTTAGCCTTGATATTGATCTGGATTATTGGATTTTTTACCGGAATTACCACCAATGTAATCCATGAAATCACACCAGGCGGGCCTGCAGATATAGCAGGTTTAAAGCCAGGTGATAGGATTATTCAAATTAATGATTATAAGGTCGACGAATGGGACGAAGTGGTTAGTATAATAAGCAGAAACCCTGGCAAGGAATTGACTATTGGTGTAATGAGGGGTACTGATATAGAACAATATCAGGTCGTACCTGAAACTGTAAAAAGCGAAATGGGTGAAAGAGGAATCATTGGAATAAAATCGCAAATATTAAAACACGATTTTTTAAAATCGCTACAATATGCCTTCAAAAAGGTTATATGGGTCATAGTTAATATAATTGCCGGTATAGTATTAATGATTCAAAAAAGGGCTGCAGTTGATATAATAGGGCCTGTAGGAATTATATACCTGGTCGGCGAGGCTGCAAGGTTTGGGATTTTTGATTTGCTTTCCCTTGCGAGTTTCATAAGTATAAATCTGGGCTTATTCAATCTACTGCCTATTCCAGCTTTAGATGGCGGCAGGATATTTTTTATTTTAGTAGAATTGGTAAGGGGTAAACCCCTTGATCCTAACAAAGAAGGTTTAATTCATTTTATAGGGTTTGCTATTTTAATGTTATTAATGTTTCTGGTTTTATTTAAAGATATCGTCAGGTTTAATTTGCTTTAA
- a CDS encoding PolC-type DNA polymerase III: MSGNLKFSTIIEERLRQYSSWYRISKIRIFPQNQLCIVFLQTKEKLPNDDLILIEREINNLLNIGNIKIQHCIANYSINEYLESNWGNILNLIYKKTPSINSWLNNLKWEIRENTLVIKLSDQIGVEILNNKNVPNQIRDILYNETGNEVVVTLEKSSDLDECHDDYYTRKIYKEKQLVEDILKQNNLSLCDDKKKQIFSDSSIILGKEIKEEPIKLDEIKEEGQEVVIQGRIFDVQSRHIKNNNILIFFSITDFTGSIYIKTFAKATNNTASLSGLREGIWLKIKGQVEYDNFLKDLIVNPTDINVVNFNIRTDSNPEKRVELHLHTNMSAMDGINPPEAYIKRAAEWGHPAIAITDHGVVQAFPDAYSYGRNYGIKIIFGVEAYIMDDEIEIIKNPKDIDIAAETFVVFDIETTGLSPSEDEITEIGAVKIKNGKVIGEFHTLVNPGKPIPVDITKLTGITDEMVKDAPGINTVLAEFLEFVGDSTIVAHNAQFDMGFIYNKCEERDIVIKNPVLDSLYLSRVLLKELKNHKLNTIANHLNVRLDNHHRAVDDAKATGEIFWELVKRLMERGIKNLTEINELTGELGSQRLKTYHALILAKNQRGLKNLYKLISLSHLNYFYRNPRIPKKELVALKEGLIIGSGCQAGEIYQGILNGLNPEELKRKCKFYDFLEMQPIMNNYFLVNKGLVSDTEKLKSINKQIYDLGKSLNIPVVATGDVHFLEPEDEVFRRVLMASQGYEDADNHLPLYFKTTDEMLNEFEYLGREAAREIVIRNPRAISDSIEDIKPLPDELFTPKIDGAEQTITEMTYNKAKEIYGDPLPDIVEKRLKKELDSIVNNGFAVIYLISHKLVKRSLDDGYLVGSRGSVGSSLVATMCDITEVNPLPPHYVCQRCKYSEFHLDEKYGTGPDLPDKNCPRCGEELRKDGYNIPFEVFMGFEGDKVPDIDLNFSGEYQPIAHKYAEELFGEKYVYRAGTIGTIAERTAYGFIKGFMEEKKVVLHKAEIDRLVKGCTGIKRTTGQHPGGLMVVPKDMDIHDFTPIQYPADDRNSNVITTHFDYHAISSRLLKLDILGHDDPTVLKMLQDITGVDPKKIPLDDKKTMKIFSGIEPLNLKTNDLNISIGTIGVPEFGTKFVRQMLEETKPTTFSELIRISGLSHGTDVWLNNAQDLIKNKIATLSQVISTRDDIMTHLIHKGLPPNKAFKVMEKVRKGKGLDKEDEELMKSKGVPDWFIGSCKKIKYMFPKAHAVAYVIMAFRIAYFKVYFPKAFYATYFSVKADDFDADIILKGPRYIKNRIEEIEAKGNNMTQKEKNLLTILEVAWEMYSRGLTFLPVDLYKSDAERFIIIKDGLILPFNSLQGVGKTAAHNIVKCRENGKFISVEDLRRRAKLTKTAIDVLRRHGCLEDLLETNQLNFLSLA, encoded by the coding sequence TTGTCAGGGAACCTCAAATTTTCGACAATAATTGAAGAGCGGTTAAGACAATATTCAAGCTGGTATCGAATTTCAAAAATTCGAATATTCCCCCAAAACCAACTGTGTATAGTATTTCTTCAAACAAAAGAGAAACTGCCAAATGACGATTTAATCTTAATCGAACGCGAGATAAACAATTTATTAAATATAGGGAATATAAAAATTCAACACTGTATAGCGAACTATTCTATTAATGAGTATCTTGAATCCAACTGGGGAAATATTCTTAATTTAATATATAAAAAAACACCTTCAATAAATAGCTGGCTTAATAATTTAAAGTGGGAAATTAGAGAAAACACATTGGTAATAAAATTGAGCGATCAAATAGGAGTTGAAATACTAAATAATAAAAATGTTCCTAATCAGATTAGGGATATTTTATATAATGAAACCGGTAATGAAGTTGTAGTAACTTTGGAAAAGTCATCAGATTTAGATGAATGTCATGACGACTATTACACCCGGAAAATATATAAAGAAAAGCAATTAGTAGAGGACATACTAAAGCAAAATAACTTATCTTTGTGTGATGATAAGAAGAAACAGATTTTCAGTGATTCCAGTATCATTTTAGGGAAAGAAATAAAAGAAGAACCTATTAAGTTAGATGAAATTAAAGAAGAAGGCCAGGAAGTAGTTATACAAGGGCGGATCTTTGATGTTCAATCAAGGCATATTAAAAATAATAATATCTTGATTTTTTTTTCTATAACCGATTTTACCGGTTCTATTTATATAAAAACATTTGCGAAGGCTACCAATAATACAGCATCCTTAAGCGGATTAAGGGAAGGGATATGGCTGAAAATAAAAGGTCAGGTAGAATATGATAATTTTCTAAAAGACCTTATTGTTAATCCCACTGATATAAATGTAGTAAATTTTAATATTCGAACAGACAGTAACCCTGAAAAGAGGGTAGAATTACATCTTCACACTAATATGAGTGCGATGGATGGGATTAATCCTCCTGAGGCATATATAAAGAGAGCGGCTGAATGGGGACATCCAGCTATAGCTATTACCGATCACGGTGTAGTCCAAGCCTTTCCTGATGCTTATTCATACGGCCGAAACTATGGTATAAAGATTATATTCGGTGTTGAGGCTTATATTATGGATGATGAAATTGAAATTATAAAAAATCCTAAAGACATTGATATTGCCGCAGAAACCTTTGTAGTTTTTGATATTGAGACAACCGGATTATCTCCTTCAGAAGATGAAATCACAGAAATAGGGGCAGTAAAAATAAAAAATGGGAAAGTCATTGGGGAATTTCACACTTTAGTTAATCCCGGAAAACCGATACCGGTTGACATAACAAAATTAACAGGGATTACTGATGAAATGGTTAAAGATGCTCCGGGAATAAACACTGTTTTAGCTGAATTCCTTGAATTTGTGGGGGATTCAACGATCGTAGCTCATAATGCCCAGTTTGATATGGGATTTATATATAATAAATGTGAAGAAAGGGATATTGTAATAAAAAACCCTGTTTTAGATTCATTGTATTTATCAAGGGTATTATTAAAAGAACTCAAGAACCACAAATTAAATACCATAGCAAACCACTTAAATGTTAGACTTGATAACCATCACAGAGCGGTTGATGATGCTAAAGCAACGGGAGAAATATTTTGGGAACTCGTAAAAAGGTTAATGGAAAGGGGAATTAAGAATTTAACGGAAATAAATGAGCTCACCGGCGAATTAGGCTCTCAAAGGTTAAAAACATATCACGCTTTAATTTTAGCAAAAAATCAGAGGGGATTAAAAAATCTTTATAAATTGATTTCACTGTCTCACTTAAATTATTTTTATAGAAACCCGCGGATTCCCAAAAAGGAATTAGTTGCCCTAAAAGAAGGATTGATTATAGGTTCAGGCTGTCAGGCAGGAGAAATATATCAGGGGATTTTAAATGGATTAAACCCAGAAGAACTCAAACGAAAATGTAAATTTTATGATTTCCTGGAAATGCAGCCGATAATGAATAATTATTTTCTAGTTAATAAAGGCCTGGTGAGCGATACCGAAAAATTAAAATCTATTAATAAACAGATTTATGATTTAGGTAAATCTTTAAATATCCCTGTTGTAGCAACAGGGGATGTCCATTTTTTGGAGCCGGAAGATGAGGTTTTCCGAAGGGTTTTAATGGCGAGTCAGGGGTATGAAGATGCCGATAACCACTTACCGCTGTACTTTAAGACAACCGATGAAATGCTAAATGAATTTGAATATCTAGGCCGAGAAGCTGCAAGAGAAATTGTAATACGTAATCCGAGGGCTATATCCGACAGTATAGAAGATATAAAACCACTTCCAGATGAGCTATTTACTCCAAAAATTGATGGTGCAGAACAAACTATAACGGAGATGACCTATAATAAAGCTAAAGAAATCTATGGTGACCCACTTCCCGATATTGTGGAAAAAAGACTTAAAAAAGAATTAGATTCTATTGTTAATAACGGATTTGCAGTAATATACCTTATATCTCATAAACTGGTTAAAAGGTCTTTAGATGATGGTTATCTTGTTGGGTCCAGGGGATCTGTAGGGTCTTCTTTAGTTGCTACTATGTGTGATATAACAGAGGTTAATCCTTTACCACCTCACTATGTATGCCAAAGGTGTAAATACAGCGAGTTTCATTTAGATGAGAAATACGGTACCGGGCCAGACCTCCCTGACAAAAACTGTCCTCGCTGTGGTGAAGAATTAAGGAAAGATGGATATAATATTCCTTTTGAAGTTTTTATGGGTTTTGAAGGTGACAAGGTGCCTGATATCGATTTGAACTTTTCAGGAGAATATCAACCCATAGCTCACAAATATGCAGAAGAACTGTTTGGTGAAAAATATGTTTACAGAGCAGGAACAATAGGTACAATTGCGGAAAGGACGGCCTACGGTTTTATTAAAGGATTTATGGAAGAAAAAAAGGTTGTACTTCATAAAGCAGAGATAGATAGACTTGTTAAAGGATGTACAGGAATAAAAAGAACCACAGGTCAGCATCCGGGAGGGTTAATGGTAGTTCCGAAAGATATGGATATCCATGATTTTACTCCTATACAGTATCCGGCTGATGACAGAAATTCTAATGTAATAACAACTCATTTTGATTATCATGCTATAAGCAGTAGATTGCTTAAATTGGATATCCTTGGTCATGATGACCCGACGGTATTGAAAATGCTGCAGGATATAACGGGGGTAGACCCGAAAAAAATCCCTTTAGATGATAAAAAAACAATGAAAATCTTTTCTGGGATAGAACCTTTAAATTTGAAAACTAATGACTTAAATATCTCTATAGGAACAATAGGGGTTCCAGAGTTTGGAACTAAATTTGTAAGACAGATGCTGGAAGAAACGAAACCTACTACTTTTTCAGAACTTATAAGAATAAGTGGATTATCTCATGGAACCGACGTATGGTTAAATAATGCTCAGGATTTAATTAAGAATAAGATTGCTACCCTTTCTCAGGTTATTTCAACCAGAGATGATATAATGACACATTTGATACATAAGGGGTTACCGCCGAATAAGGCATTTAAAGTTATGGAAAAAGTAAGGAAAGGTAAAGGACTTGATAAGGAAGACGAAGAATTAATGAAATCAAAGGGGGTTCCTGATTGGTTTATAGGATCTTGTAAAAAAATCAAGTATATGTTTCCGAAAGCTCATGCTGTTGCATATGTTATAATGGCATTTAGAATAGCGTATTTCAAGGTATATTTTCCTAAAGCATTCTATGCCACTTATTTTTCCGTTAAAGCTGACGATTTTGATGCAGATATTATCTTGAAGGGCCCGAGATATATAAAGAATAGAATAGAAGAAATCGAAGCTAAGGGAAATAATATGACACAAAAAGAAAAGAATTTGTTAACGATATTAGAAGTTGCCTGGGAAATGTATTCAAGAGGATTAACCTTTTTGCCTGTTGATTTATATAAATCGGACGCTGAGAGATTTATTATAATTAAAGACGGTCTAATTCTGCCTTTCAATTCCTTGCAGGGGGTCGGCAAAACGGCAGCCCATAATATAGTTAAATGTAGAGAAAATGGCAAGTTTATATCTGTTGAAGACCTTAGAAGACGAGCAAAATTAACTAAAACCGCTATCGATGTTTTAAGAAGACATGGTTGCCTTGAAGACCTTTTAGAAACCAACCAATTAAATTTCTTAAGTCTTGCATAG
- a CDS encoding glycosyltransferase family 2 protein: MSVVAIIPAYNEEKTIGGVLETLKKVDLINNIIVVSDGSTDKTVEVAKKFGVDVLELKENLGKGGALKAGIEKAKGKVVLFLDADLIGLKENHVRDLILPVLDDEADMTIGIFDRGRVATDLAQKIAPFLSGQRAVNRKVLNDISNLEITRYGVEIALTKYVESSNLRVRKVFLKDLTHIMKEEKMGLLKGFTERMRMYMDIIRCLIKSSP, encoded by the coding sequence ATGTCAGTTGTAGCTATAATTCCCGCATATAATGAAGAAAAGACAATAGGGGGTGTTCTTGAAACCCTAAAAAAAGTAGATCTGATAAATAATATAATTGTAGTAAGTGATGGTTCTACTGATAAGACTGTGGAAGTAGCAAAAAAATTTGGAGTAGATGTACTTGAATTAAAAGAAAATTTAGGAAAAGGCGGGGCGTTGAAAGCAGGAATAGAAAAGGCAAAAGGGAAAGTAGTTTTGTTTTTAGATGCAGATTTAATTGGTTTAAAAGAAAATCATGTAAGGGATTTAATTTTACCAGTGCTAGATGACGAAGCGGATATGACTATCGGTATTTTTGACAGAGGAAGGGTAGCAACGGACCTTGCCCAAAAAATTGCCCCATTTTTGTCAGGGCAGAGAGCAGTAAATAGGAAAGTATTAAACGATATATCCAATCTTGAAATAACCCGTTATGGTGTAGAAATTGCCTTAACTAAATATGTGGAAAGTTCTAATCTAAGGGTAAGGAAAGTTTTTTTGAAAGATTTAACCCATATAATGAAAGAAGAAAAAATGGGTTTATTAAAGGGCTTTACTGAAAGGATGCGAATGTATATGGACATTATCAGGTGTTTAATAAAATCGAGTCCATAG
- the rimP gene encoding ribosome maturation factor RimP, with the protein MSKKKRIIKKVEEISLPILQQLNFELVDIEFEKQGSNWYLRIFIDKPEGITIDDCQLVSEKIGKCLDDIDPIEQSYFLEVSSPGLDRPLKKDKDLKKHLGDMVEVKTYKPVDGIKNFKGILKDFSDKSVFIETEEGKITEIDRALISTIRLAISF; encoded by the coding sequence ATGAGTAAGAAAAAAAGAATTATTAAAAAAGTTGAAGAAATATCCCTTCCCATTTTACAACAACTAAATTTCGAACTAGTAGATATTGAGTTCGAAAAACAAGGCAGTAATTGGTACCTCAGAATTTTTATTGACAAACCTGAGGGCATAACAATTGATGATTGTCAGTTGGTAAGCGAGAAGATCGGTAAATGTTTAGATGACATTGATCCTATAGAACAGAGTTATTTTTTAGAGGTATCTTCTCCAGGGCTTGATAGACCGTTAAAGAAAGATAAGGATCTAAAGAAACATTTAGGAGATATGGTGGAAGTCAAAACATATAAACCAGTTGATGGGATCAAGAACTTTAAAGGGATCTTAAAAGACTTTAGCGATAAAAGTGTTTTTATTGAAACAGAGGAAGGTAAAATTACAGAAATCGACAGGGCCCTAATATCTACAATAAGATTAGCTATTAGTTTCTAA
- the nusA gene encoding transcription termination factor NusA — MNIEFIEAIEQIGKEKGISKEILIEAIEAALISAYKKNFGTAQNVKVYIERDTGEVKVFAQKSVVENVENELLEISVEEAKKYNPRYQQGDILEIEVTPKKFGRIAAQTAKQVVVQRIKEAERNVIYDEFSGRESDIVTGVIQRIDKKNVYIDLGRVEAILMPTEQTPNEEYIQGNRIKTYILEVKKTTKGPQIFVSRTHPGLVKRLFELEVPEIHDGIVEIKGIAREAGSRTKIAVHSRDENVDPVGSCVGPKGARVQAVVDELNGEKIDIIKWSKDPAQFIANSLSPAKVTSVNVNESEKIANVVVEDYQLSLAIGKEGQNARLAAKLTGWKIDIKSKSKIEG, encoded by the coding sequence ATGAACATAGAATTTATTGAAGCTATTGAACAAATTGGTAAAGAAAAAGGTATATCTAAGGAAATTTTGATAGAAGCCATTGAAGCTGCTTTGATTTCTGCTTATAAAAAGAATTTTGGGACTGCCCAAAATGTAAAAGTTTATATAGAACGGGACACCGGCGAAGTCAAGGTTTTTGCTCAAAAAAGTGTTGTTGAAAATGTTGAAAATGAGCTTTTAGAAATTAGCGTTGAAGAGGCAAAGAAATATAATCCCAGATATCAACAGGGGGATATTTTAGAAATTGAGGTGACACCTAAAAAGTTTGGACGTATTGCAGCTCAAACAGCGAAACAGGTAGTAGTGCAGCGGATAAAGGAGGCAGAGCGTAATGTTATTTACGATGAGTTTTCCGGGAGAGAAAGTGATATAGTTACAGGGGTTATTCAAAGAATTGATAAAAAAAATGTATACATTGATTTGGGTCGGGTAGAAGCTATATTAATGCCGACGGAACAGACACCGAATGAGGAGTATATCCAGGGAAACAGGATAAAAACCTATATTTTGGAGGTTAAAAAGACAACAAAAGGACCACAAATCTTTGTATCAAGGACTCATCCAGGACTAGTAAAAAGGCTTTTTGAACTAGAAGTTCCTGAGATCCATGATGGAATAGTAGAGATAAAAGGGATAGCTAGAGAAGCTGGTTCGAGAACGAAAATTGCTGTCCATTCAAGGGATGAAAATGTGGATCCCGTTGGATCTTGTGTTGGACCAAAAGGAGCTCGAGTTCAAGCTGTTGTTGATGAATTAAATGGGGAAAAAATTGATATTATAAAATGGAGTAAAGACCCTGCTCAGTTTATTGCAAATTCCCTCAGTCCTGCAAAAGTAACTTCGGTAAATGTCAATGAATCAGAGAAAATAGCAAATGTAGTTGTAGAAGATTATCAACTATCTCTTGCTATAGGGAAAGAAGGTCAAAACGCCAGATTAGCAGCTAAATTAACGGGTTGGAAGATAGATATAAAGAGTAAATCTAAGATAGAGGGTTGA